A stretch of the Butyricicoccus intestinisimiae genome encodes the following:
- a CDS encoding S-layer homology domain-containing protein encodes MSLSLLAGGVPEFAQGAERITGKAEEVFDDVCAQDWFCPYVQYVYENGIMQGTSETTFSPYATMTRGMVAQILYNQAKETDNIGEMGSETPVFSDVQADQWYFEAVQWAYANGKASGVGNGRFEPERQVTREELAMFLYRDAGQPYIGGELYFSDANQVDGWAKNAILWAVHQKIMSGTDNNHINPLGSALRSEAATMFQRYLTVPTIAYLTSAEESEEEREIRIFGRTVDSCRYPNSQTAEANQTWVRVPVWKLDSNGSKYSSTLDVQIHKELAGSIQQIFQEIYDSGEQFPIYSVGGYNWRGDTSSSEHCLGTALDINPNENYQCKNDGTAIVGKYWKPNEDPYSIPADGIVVKTFEKYGFRWGGTFRNSKDYMHFSYFGT; translated from the coding sequence TTGTCTCTGAGTCTGCTCGCGGGCGGCGTACCGGAATTTGCACAGGGCGCGGAGCGGATAACGGGAAAAGCGGAAGAAGTCTTTGACGATGTGTGTGCACAGGACTGGTTCTGCCCGTATGTGCAGTACGTGTATGAAAATGGCATCATGCAGGGAACATCGGAGACAACGTTTTCGCCATATGCTACCATGACGCGCGGCATGGTGGCGCAGATTCTATACAATCAGGCAAAAGAGACGGACAATATAGGAGAAATGGGCAGTGAAACGCCGGTATTCTCCGATGTGCAGGCAGATCAGTGGTACTTTGAAGCGGTGCAGTGGGCATATGCAAACGGAAAGGCGAGCGGCGTTGGAAACGGAAGATTTGAGCCGGAACGACAGGTGACGCGGGAAGAGCTGGCGATGTTTTTGTATCGCGATGCCGGACAGCCGTATATCGGCGGCGAGCTGTACTTCTCCGACGCAAATCAAGTGGACGGCTGGGCAAAAAATGCGATTTTGTGGGCGGTACATCAAAAGATCATGAGCGGAACCGATAACAATCACATAAACCCGCTCGGCAGTGCCCTGCGGTCGGAAGCAGCAACGATGTTTCAGCGCTATTTGACGGTACCGACGATTGCATATTTGACCAGCGCAGAGGAATCTGAGGAAGAACGGGAAATCCGCATCTTCGGTCGTACCGTGGATAGCTGTCGTTATCCGAACAGCCAGACCGCAGAAGCGAACCAGACGTGGGTGCGTGTACCGGTCTGGAAATTAGATTCCAACGGCAGCAAGTACAGCAGTACGCTAGACGTACAAATACATAAAGAGCTGGCAGGAAGCATACAGCAGATCTTTCAAGAAATTTATGACAGCGGCGAGCAATTCCCGATTTATTCTGTCGGCGGATACAACTGGCGCGGAGATACTTCCTCGTCCGAGCATTGCTTAGGTACTGCACTGGACATCAATCCGAACGAAAACTACCAGTGCAAAAATGACGGCACGGCAATCGTCGGCAAATACTGGAAGCCGAACGAAGATCCGTATTCCATTCCGGCAGACGGCATTGTGGTAAAGACCTTTGAGAAATACGGATTCCGGTGGGGCGGCACGTTTAGAAATTCAAAGGATTATATGCATTTCTCATATTTTGGCACATGA
- a CDS encoding 3-hydroxyacyl-CoA dehydrogenase family protein, whose translation MKISVIGAGVMGARVTEVLIKGGHDVVMIDTNRDHATGSLNRIVADLAIGIEKGKLTKEESDAALARITISNMCSDAAGSTLVLECINEHLDDKVTLLKQLDTILDEDCIIGTNTSALPISEIARAVPHRADHILGVHFFNPAHIMKLVEITRTISTDQSVIDTVVDIMKGVDKHPIVVNEGAGFVVNRILIPEINEAIGIYADNIASPSDIDRAMQLGAGMKVGPLHTADLVGLDDILSDLSNMYEETGDPKYHPHPLLRKMVRAGLLGQKSGRGFFTYKYPFGPEVPGGELKIK comes from the coding sequence ATGAAAATTAGCGTCATTGGCGCTGGCGTAATGGGCGCTCGTGTCACGGAAGTACTGATCAAGGGCGGTCATGACGTTGTCATGATTGATACCAACCGCGACCATGCAACCGGAAGCCTGAACCGCATCGTTGCCGATCTGGCAATCGGTATAGAAAAGGGCAAGCTGACCAAGGAAGAGAGCGACGCAGCTCTCGCCCGCATCACAATCTCCAATATGTGCTCGGATGCCGCCGGCTCCACACTGGTTCTGGAGTGCATCAACGAGCATCTGGATGATAAGGTTACCCTGCTCAAGCAGCTGGACACCATTCTGGATGAGGACTGCATCATTGGCACCAACACCTCCGCGCTGCCGATCTCTGAGATCGCTCGCGCTGTTCCGCATCGTGCCGATCACATCCTCGGTGTGCATTTCTTTAATCCGGCTCATATCATGAAGCTGGTTGAGATTACCCGCACCATCAGCACCGATCAGTCTGTTATTGACACTGTTGTTGACATCATGAAGGGTGTTGACAAGCATCCGATCGTTGTAAACGAGGGTGCTGGTTTCGTTGTAAACCGTATTCTGATTCCGGAAATCAACGAGGCTATCGGCATCTATGCAGACAACATTGCAAGCCCGTCTGACATTGACCGTGCTATGCAGCTGGGTGCCGGCATGAAGGTTGGCCCGCTTCATACCGCTGATCTGGTTGGTCTGGACGACATTCTGTCCGATCTGTCCAACATGTATGAAGAAACCGGCGATCCGAAATATCATCCGCATCCGCTGCTGCGTAAGATGGTTCGCGCTGGCCTGCTCGGTCAGAAGTCCGGCCGTGGATTCTTTACGTACAAGTATCCGTTTGGTCCGGAAGTTCCTGGCGGCGAGCTGAAGATTAAGTAA
- a CDS encoding spore maturation protein A, giving the protein MMNGLWAGMIILACATACITGRTAELSAAVTQGTEQAVTLCLALVGVMGLWSGILELMQKSGICKGLTVLLRPILCPLFPRASQDTETMEGIAANVTANLMGLSNAATPIGLRAGKRLYGLYGAAGTPDEVLTFVVLNTTSIQLIPTTVAAVRAALGAAQPFDIMPAVWGASICSVAVGLAAARLFARLQAHGETI; this is encoded by the coding sequence ATGATGAATGGTTTATGGGCAGGCATGATAATCCTTGCCTGTGCAACTGCCTGCATAACGGGGAGAACAGCAGAGCTGTCCGCGGCCGTGACGCAAGGGACGGAGCAGGCCGTCACGCTTTGTCTGGCACTGGTCGGCGTCATGGGATTGTGGTCGGGAATTCTGGAACTGATGCAGAAATCCGGCATCTGCAAGGGGCTGACAGTCCTGCTGCGCCCGATTTTGTGCCCGCTGTTTCCGCGTGCCTCGCAGGACACAGAGACCATGGAAGGCATTGCGGCCAATGTCACGGCGAATCTGATGGGGCTGAGCAATGCGGCGACGCCGATTGGCCTGCGTGCCGGAAAGCGGTTGTATGGGCTGTACGGTGCGGCTGGAACGCCGGATGAAGTATTGACGTTTGTTGTGCTTAACACAACATCTATCCAACTCATACCGACAACGGTTGCCGCAGTGCGTGCGGCGCTGGGGGCAGCCCAGCCGTTTGATATCATGCCGGCGGTATGGGGCGCGTCGATTTGCTCGGTTGCTGTTGGCTTGGCAGCAGCGCGGCTGTTTGCCCGCCTGCAGGCGCATGGGGAAACCATATGA
- a CDS encoding RNA polymerase factor sigma-54 encodes MNGLGVRSETPYILPDFYITEENGQLHIIMNDYYLPKIIIDPTYQQIIQSGTLDKSDQEYIQKNYKEAEEIVNFISYRKSTMQKVMQYILHAQKAFFLSGPGHRTAMNNAHKRA; translated from the coding sequence ATGAACGGGCTGGGCGTGCGCTCCGAGACGCCGTATATTTTACCGGATTTTTATATCACGGAGGAAAACGGGCAATTGCATATCATCATGAACGATTATTATCTCCCAAAGATTATCATTGACCCGACTTATCAGCAAATTATCCAGTCCGGCACGCTGGATAAGTCCGACCAAGAATATATCCAAAAAAATTATAAAGAAGCGGAAGAAATCGTAAATTTCATTTCTTACAGAAAAAGCACCATGCAAAAAGTCATGCAGTACATTCTGCATGCACAAAAGGCATTTTTCCTCTCCGGTCCGGGGCATCGAACCGCCATGAATAACGCACACAAGCGCGCATAA
- a CDS encoding TrkH family potassium uptake protein has product MNTSMIRYILGHVLKIEAILLLLPCLTAVYYQEIQGVYYLLTAAICIVLGFLMTLRKPKNNVFYLKEGCVATALSWIFLSVFGCLPFVFSREIPSFTNALFETISGFTTTGASILEDVEALSHCALLWRSFTHWIGGMGVLVFLLAIVPMSGGSNINLMRAESPGPSVGKLVPKMVSSARILYGIYFGLTLLEIVLLILGGMPLFDSVTTSFGTAGTGGFGIKADSFAGYAVHLQWIVTIFMILFGVNFNAYYFILFHQFRKAFGMEEVRAYFVIIIASVAFITYNIRSMCTGVFDALTQAAFQVGSIITTTGFATANFDLWPKASQAILVMLMFCGACAGSTGGGIKVSRLLIAGKTVVKELRSYIHPKIITKVKMDGKPIEHEVVRATNVYVMTFVVIFTASVFALSFEGHDLVTNFTAVAATINNIGPGLSLVGPAANFNFFSPISKYVLMFDMLAGRLELFPLLILFHPTIWRELFAHKAQERRAARERRKERKQR; this is encoded by the coding sequence ATGAATACTTCTATGATTCGTTATATCTTGGGTCATGTGCTCAAGATTGAAGCCATTCTTCTGCTGCTTCCCTGTTTGACTGCGGTTTATTATCAGGAAATACAAGGTGTGTATTATCTGCTCACCGCAGCCATTTGTATTGTGCTCGGCTTTTTGATGACGCTGCGCAAACCGAAAAACAACGTCTTTTATCTCAAAGAGGGCTGTGTTGCCACAGCGCTGAGCTGGATATTTCTCAGTGTGTTTGGCTGTCTGCCGTTTGTATTCAGCAGAGAAATTCCTTCATTTACCAATGCGCTGTTTGAGACAATCTCCGGCTTTACAACAACCGGCGCCAGCATTTTAGAGGATGTAGAAGCCCTGTCGCACTGTGCGCTGCTGTGGCGCAGCTTCACGCACTGGATTGGCGGCATGGGTGTGCTGGTTTTCCTGCTTGCGATTGTCCCGATGAGCGGCGGCTCCAACATCAATCTGATGCGTGCAGAAAGCCCGGGACCTTCCGTTGGCAAGCTGGTACCGAAAATGGTATCCTCTGCCCGTATTTTGTACGGCATTTATTTTGGATTGACTCTGTTGGAGATTGTGCTGCTGATTCTCGGCGGCATGCCGCTGTTTGACAGCGTGACCACCAGCTTCGGCACGGCCGGCACCGGCGGTTTCGGCATCAAAGCGGACAGCTTTGCCGGTTATGCCGTCCACCTGCAATGGATTGTCACCATCTTCATGATTTTATTCGGTGTCAATTTCAATGCATATTATTTTATTTTGTTCCACCAATTCCGCAAGGCATTTGGCATGGAAGAAGTGCGCGCCTATTTCGTCATTATTATTGCATCGGTTGCCTTTATCACATATAATATCCGCAGCATGTGCACCGGCGTCTTTGACGCATTGACACAGGCAGCCTTTCAGGTCGGCTCAATTATCACGACAACCGGCTTCGCCACGGCGAATTTCGACTTGTGGCCAAAGGCAAGTCAGGCAATTCTTGTCATGCTGATGTTCTGCGGTGCCTGCGCAGGCAGTACCGGCGGCGGCATCAAGGTTTCTCGTCTTCTCATCGCGGGCAAAACCGTTGTCAAAGAGCTGCGCTCGTATATCCATCCGAAAATCATCACCAAGGTCAAGATGGACGGCAAGCCGATCGAGCATGAAGTTGTCCGCGCGACCAACGTGTACGTCATGACGTTTGTTGTTATCTTTACGGCTTCGGTATTCGCCCTTTCCTTTGAAGGGCATGATTTGGTCACCAATTTCACGGCGGTTGCCGCAACCATCAACAACATCGGCCCCGGTCTTTCTTTGGTAGGACCTGCGGCAAACTTCAATTTCTTCAGCCCGATTTCCAAATACGTGCTGATGTTCGACATGCTTGCGGGCAGACTGGAGCTGTTCCCGCTGCTCATTCTGTTCCACCCGACGATCTGGCGCGAGCTGTTCGCCCACAAAGCGCAGGAGCGCAGAGCCGCCCGCGAACGCAGAAAAGAGCGAAAGCAAAGATGA
- a CDS encoding sigma-54 interaction domain-containing protein, giving the protein MCKSIRTRKPKLNHRQYYTTRYGKDVDIVSNNYPIVQNGQILGGFSVMEDWSRMDSLHKQILELQEKLRNHTASGKSHTASKLTAKYTFDDIVHISEPMRHVVSRCRQVAKSDSSVMIYGETGTGKELLAQSIHNASRRKDGPFLAINCAAIPENLLESLLFGTEKGAYTGAERRPGLFEQADGGTLLLDEINSMNLGLQAKLLRVLQEGTVRRVGGATEISVDVRVLSNTNIPPYQAMEENKLRRDLFYRLGVVNITIPPLRERKEDIPLLVKTFVMQCNQKLERNIRDADRNVLDAFYAYDWPGNVRELQHAVEHAMNVVPDAYSMITAEYIPEHIGGAAGQTGISAPDKQRDSLASTMKDMEYNTICRVLKETGGNISESARILQMSRQKLQYRIKRHRIDVQKLRE; this is encoded by the coding sequence ATGTGCAAATCAATTCGCACGCGCAAGCCCAAACTCAATCACAGACAGTATTATACCACACGGTACGGAAAAGATGTGGACATTGTGTCCAATAATTATCCAATTGTTCAAAATGGACAGATTCTCGGTGGATTCAGCGTCATGGAGGATTGGAGCCGGATGGACAGCCTGCACAAGCAAATTTTAGAGTTGCAGGAAAAACTGCGCAATCACACGGCATCAGGAAAGAGCCACACGGCGAGCAAGCTGACAGCCAAGTATACGTTTGATGACATCGTGCATATCAGTGAACCGATGCGGCATGTTGTGTCGCGCTGCAGACAAGTGGCAAAATCCGATTCCTCTGTTATGATATATGGAGAAACCGGAACGGGAAAAGAACTGCTCGCGCAAAGCATTCACAATGCCAGCCGAAGAAAAGACGGCCCGTTTTTGGCGATCAACTGCGCGGCAATTCCGGAAAATCTGTTGGAGAGCTTGCTGTTCGGCACGGAAAAAGGTGCGTATACCGGAGCGGAACGCCGTCCGGGACTGTTTGAACAAGCGGACGGCGGCACGCTGCTGCTTGACGAAATCAATTCCATGAATCTGGGGCTGCAGGCAAAGCTGCTGCGCGTCTTGCAGGAAGGAACCGTGCGCCGTGTCGGCGGAGCGACGGAAATTTCCGTCGATGTCCGTGTGCTGTCCAACACCAATATTCCGCCATATCAGGCAATGGAAGAAAATAAGCTGCGCCGCGATTTGTTCTATCGGCTCGGCGTCGTGAATATTACCATTCCGCCGCTGCGCGAGAGAAAAGAGGACATTCCGCTGCTCGTTAAAACCTTTGTCATGCAGTGCAATCAAAAACTGGAGCGCAATATCCGCGATGCCGACCGCAATGTGCTGGATGCGTTTTATGCATATGACTGGCCGGGCAATGTGCGGGAATTGCAGCACGCAGTGGAACATGCGATGAATGTGGTGCCGGATGCATACTCCATGATTACAGCGGAATATATTCCGGAACACATCGGCGGTGCAGCGGGACAGACGGGAATATCAGCGCCGGATAAGCAAAGAGATTCGCTTGCCAGTACCATGAAAGACATGGAATACAATACCATTTGCCGTGTTCTCAAAGAGACCGGCGGAAATATTTCGGAATCGGCGCGCATCCTGCAAATGAGCCGACAAAAATTACAGTATCGCATCAAACGGCATCGGATTGATGTGCAGAAGCTGCGGGAATAA
- a CDS encoding nucleoside recognition domain-containing protein, with translation MTDLFLPLLLACTAGYALYRRVDLFPTLLCGVEKGLHTALHILPTMIVILTAVRMLRVSGFVDLMGQACRPLLQLTGIPEECTALLLLKPISGSGGLALGQDIMRTCGVDSVQGRTAAVMLGASETSLYTISVYCGYLGLKKTRYAIPAALLADFAAFVCAAWFVRILY, from the coding sequence ATGACAGACCTGTTTCTCCCGCTGCTTCTGGCGTGTACGGCGGGATATGCCCTGTATCGGCGTGTAGACCTCTTTCCGACGCTGCTGTGCGGTGTAGAAAAGGGATTGCACACGGCGCTGCATATTTTGCCGACCATGATTGTCATTCTGACGGCAGTGCGCATGCTGCGCGTGTCGGGATTTGTCGACCTGATGGGACAGGCCTGTCGGCCGCTGCTGCAGCTGACAGGCATTCCGGAAGAATGCACGGCGCTGCTTTTGCTCAAGCCAATCAGCGGAAGCGGCGGGCTGGCGCTCGGACAGGACATTATGCGCACCTGCGGCGTAGACAGCGTGCAGGGAAGAACTGCCGCGGTGATGCTCGGCGCGTCAGAAACGAGTCTGTATACCATCAGTGTGTACTGCGGATACTTGGGATTGAAGAAAACGCGGTACGCCATTCCTGCGGCATTACTTGCAGATTTTGCCGCTTTTGTTTGCGCGGCGTGGTTTGTTCGTATATTGTATTAA
- a CDS encoding lactate utilization protein, which translates to MDLMRLQKNFALHGFSYRYFETRSEAAAYLAQQTAGKFVSFGGSMTLDEMNLYDILKPHADVHWHWKGDGYVQDAEIYITSANAISETGEVVNIDGAGNRVSATLYGPKQVFFVCGINKIAPDLSSAIERAQNIAAPKNAWRLFGNTDGDAVCVNADDPVPACTKAGGDKCYHCTAPNSICRAIVIHQGPMRSQERCELILIGEDLGY; encoded by the coding sequence ATGGATCTCATGCGCTTACAAAAAAATTTTGCGCTGCACGGTTTTTCCTATCGGTATTTTGAAACGCGCAGCGAAGCCGCTGCCTATCTGGCACAGCAGACAGCCGGAAAATTCGTCTCTTTCGGCGGTTCTATGACGCTGGATGAAATGAATCTGTACGACATCTTAAAGCCGCACGCGGATGTGCACTGGCACTGGAAGGGCGATGGCTACGTACAGGACGCAGAAATTTACATCACCTCTGCCAATGCGATCTCCGAGACCGGAGAAGTGGTCAACATTGACGGCGCAGGCAACCGTGTCTCTGCAACTCTATACGGCCCGAAGCAGGTATTTTTCGTGTGCGGCATCAACAAAATCGCACCGGATCTGTCCTCTGCCATAGAGCGCGCCCAAAACATCGCCGCGCCGAAAAACGCATGGCGTTTATTCGGCAACACGGACGGTGACGCTGTCTGTGTCAATGCCGATGATCCGGTTCCAGCCTGTACCAAGGCTGGCGGAGACAAATGCTATCACTGCACAGCACCGAACAGCATTTGCCGCGCCATTGTCATTCATCAGGGCCCGATGCGTTCGCAGGAGCGCTGCGAACTGATTCTCATCGGAGAAGATCTCGGCTACTAA
- a CDS encoding sporulation transcriptional regulator SpoIIID encodes MKGQPEERAIQLAQYLVETGATVRQTAAKFGVSKSTVHKDITERLYHLNLPLYTQAHEVLMKNKEERHIRGGMATRKKYRGE; translated from the coding sequence GTGAAAGGACAGCCGGAAGAACGAGCCATCCAGCTGGCACAGTATCTGGTAGAAACGGGAGCGACTGTGCGGCAAACCGCTGCGAAATTCGGCGTGAGCAAGTCCACCGTGCACAAAGATATTACGGAGAGATTATATCATCTCAATCTGCCGCTGTATACGCAGGCGCATGAGGTGTTGATGAAAAACAAAGAGGAGAGACATATCCGCGGCGGCATGGCAACGAGAAAGAAATATCGCGGAGAATAA
- the trkA gene encoding Trk system potassium transporter TrkA, whose product MLKKNSLARHGLNIIIVGCGKVGTTLVQQLCKEGHKITIVDKDPSTVQELTNLYDIMGIIGNGASYSVQIEAGISSADLFIAVTASDELNLLCCTIAKRVGDCSAIARVRTPDYSKEVGYLRDRLGLAMIINPELEAAREAARILYLPTALEVNSFAHGQVEMIKFKIPEGNLLDGMTVAHLGRHITNAVLICVVQRGAELHIPGGDFQLAKGDIISFVCPRRMTRSFLECIGVKTKRVSNTMIIGGGKGAYYLGNQLIQMGISVKIIEINRARCEELSTLLPNAIVINGDGTDEELLKEEGIEYAESVVALTGIDEENVLLTLHARQVSNAKVITKLNRISFHDVISQLDLGSVIYPRLITSEAIIAYVRAKTNSKDSNNIETLYHLFDSRVEAVEFRVEKESAVIGVPLRKLPIRKSLLVAFINRNGRIIIPSGNDCIHVGDTVMVVTTHQELMDIRDILR is encoded by the coding sequence ATGTTAAAGAAAAATAGTCTTGCCAGACACGGGCTTAACATCATCATTGTCGGCTGCGGCAAGGTCGGAACAACTCTCGTGCAGCAGTTGTGCAAGGAAGGTCATAAAATCACAATTGTTGACAAAGACCCTTCCACCGTACAAGAACTGACCAACCTGTATGATATCATGGGTATCATCGGAAACGGCGCAAGCTACAGCGTACAAATCGAGGCCGGCATCAGCAGTGCCGATTTATTCATCGCCGTCACGGCTTCGGATGAGCTGAATCTCTTGTGCTGCACCATTGCCAAGCGTGTGGGTGACTGCTCCGCCATTGCCCGCGTGCGCACGCCGGATTACAGCAAGGAAGTCGGCTACCTGCGTGACCGCTTGGGTCTTGCTATGATTATCAATCCGGAATTGGAGGCTGCCCGTGAGGCTGCCCGCATTCTGTATCTGCCAACGGCATTGGAGGTCAATTCCTTTGCACATGGTCAGGTAGAAATGATTAAATTTAAAATTCCGGAGGGAAATCTTCTGGACGGCATGACCGTTGCACATCTGGGCCGTCATATCACCAACGCCGTACTGATTTGTGTGGTACAGCGCGGCGCCGAGCTTCACATTCCGGGCGGCGATTTCCAGCTCGCCAAGGGCGATATCATCTCGTTTGTTTGTCCGCGCCGCATGACGCGTTCCTTCTTGGAATGCATCGGCGTCAAAACCAAGCGCGTCAGCAACACCATGATTATCGGTGGCGGCAAGGGCGCATACTACCTCGGCAATCAGCTGATTCAAATGGGCATTTCGGTCAAAATTATTGAAATCAATCGTGCGCGCTGTGAGGAGCTGAGTACGCTGTTGCCCAATGCCATCGTCATCAACGGCGACGGCACAGACGAAGAACTGCTAAAAGAAGAAGGCATCGAGTACGCCGAATCGGTCGTTGCGCTCACCGGCATTGACGAAGAAAATGTTTTGCTGACATTACACGCGCGTCAGGTGTCCAACGCAAAGGTTATCACCAAGCTCAACCGCATTTCCTTCCACGACGTCATCAGCCAGCTGGATTTGGGCAGCGTCATTTATCCGCGCCTGATCACTTCCGAGGCAATTATCGCTTATGTGCGCGCGAAAACCAACTCAAAGGACAGCAACAACATCGAAACGCTGTATCATTTGTTTGATTCCCGCGTAGAAGCCGTTGAATTCCGTGTCGAGAAAGAATCCGCTGTCATCGGTGTTCCGCTGCGCAAGCTCCCGATTCGCAAGAGCTTGCTCGTGGCATTTATCAATCGGAACGGACGCATCATCATTCCAAGCGGCAACGACTGTATTCATGTCGGTGACACCGTCATGGTTGTCACAACGCATCAAGAGCTGATGGACATCCGCGATATTTTGAGGTGA
- a CDS encoding AbrB/MazE/SpoVT family DNA-binding domain-containing protein, which produces MKSTGIVRKVDELGRIVLPIELRRTLNIAVKDSLEIYVDGPQIVLKKYEPDCIFCGNTKDIVQFKGKNICRSCMHELFEQD; this is translated from the coding sequence ATGAAATCAACAGGAATTGTCCGCAAAGTTGACGAGCTCGGCCGCATTGTTCTTCCCATCGAACTGCGAAGAACCTTAAACATTGCAGTCAAGGATTCTCTGGAAATTTATGTGGACGGCCCGCAAATCGTATTAAAAAAATATGAACCGGACTGCATCTTTTGCGGCAACACCAAGGACATTGTCCAATTCAAAGGCAAAAATATCTGCCGCAGCTGCATGCACGAATTGTTTGAACAGGACTAA
- a CDS encoding tetratricopeptide repeat protein: protein MEKEIGTDSVQYATVLNNMAGTCRLMGHFDDALRLFHMAEQIYARAGEEQSYAYASVLNSMSLVYRELEDLQPAIDYLEKAREIFAQALGEDDARTCAVADDLRRLKEGVGA, encoded by the coding sequence GTGGAGAAAGAGATTGGCACGGACAGCGTGCAGTATGCGACAGTGCTCAACAATATGGCGGGAACCTGCCGTTTGATGGGACATTTTGATGATGCGCTCCGGCTGTTTCACATGGCGGAACAGATCTATGCTCGTGCCGGAGAAGAACAGAGCTACGCTTATGCGAGCGTGCTCAATAGTATGTCGCTGGTCTATCGAGAGCTGGAGGACTTACAGCCAGCCATTGATTATTTGGAAAAAGCGCGGGAAATTTTTGCGCAGGCGCTCGGAGAGGACGATGCCCGCACGTGTGCCGTTGCGGATGATCTGCGCCGTCTGAAGGAAGGAGTCGGCGCATGA
- the iolE gene encoding myo-inosose-2 dehydratase, protein MFNNVKLGIAPIGWTNDDMPQLGGELTFEQMISEAALAGFQGTEVGGKFPTDPAVLNHALDLRGIKIASQWFSSFLCSKPYEENEAEFIKTLDFLEAVGASRVNVCELTRCLFAETCSMFGDNKPVATEEEWEKLCNGLNKLGKIAADRGFKLCYHHHMATVVQTIEETKRLMDNTDPRYVYLCFDTGHFTFSGEDAVQAAKLFGSRIGHVHLKDIRPEKMKQAYAEGFAFRQAVLEGCFTIPGDGCVDYPNVFQALRDAHYEGWFVVEAEQDPAKANPFEYALKARDYIRQTAGL, encoded by the coding sequence ATGTTTAACAATGTAAAATTGGGTATTGCACCGATTGGTTGGACGAATGATGATATGCCGCAGCTGGGCGGAGAGCTGACCTTTGAACAGATGATTTCCGAAGCGGCTCTCGCGGGCTTTCAGGGCACAGAAGTCGGCGGAAAGTTTCCGACAGATCCGGCGGTCTTGAATCACGCCTTGGATTTGCGCGGCATCAAGATTGCCTCGCAGTGGTTTTCCAGCTTTTTGTGCTCCAAGCCGTATGAAGAAAATGAAGCGGAATTTATCAAGACCTTGGATTTTCTGGAAGCAGTCGGTGCTTCGCGCGTCAATGTCTGCGAGCTGACCCGCTGCCTGTTTGCAGAGACTTGCTCCATGTTTGGCGATAATAAGCCGGTTGCCACAGAAGAGGAATGGGAAAAGCTGTGCAATGGCCTCAATAAGCTGGGAAAGATTGCAGCAGACCGCGGCTTTAAGCTGTGCTATCACCATCACATGGCGACGGTCGTGCAGACAATCGAGGAGACCAAGCGTCTGATGGATAATACCGATCCGCGCTACGTCTATCTGTGCTTTGACACCGGACATTTTACGTTTTCCGGTGAAGATGCCGTACAGGCAGCAAAGCTGTTCGGTTCGCGCATCGGTCATGTGCATTTGAAGGATATTCGGCCGGAAAAGATGAAGCAGGCATATGCGGAAGGTTTTGCGTTCCGTCAGGCTGTGCTGGAGGGATGCTTTACGATTCCGGGAGATGGCTGTGTCGATTATCCGAATGTGTTCCAAGCCCTGCGCGATGCACACTATGAGGGATGGTTTGTTGTGGAAGCGGAACAGGATCCGGCAAAGGCAAACCCGTTCGAGTATGCGCTGAAGGCACGCGACTACATCAGACAGACCGCTGGTTTGTAA